A region of Mycoplasmopsis bovirhinis DNA encodes the following proteins:
- the secG gene encoding preprotein translocase subunit SecG encodes MATLTIILVILSILIIIISFIMSPDSNGFSGALVGSGDLDLFKVSKERGVKKIIKYSMMIFGFLLLILSLVLRIFI; translated from the coding sequence ATGGCAACACTAACAATAATTTTAGTTATCTTAAGTATTTTAATAATCATTATTTCATTTATTATGTCACCTGATTCAAATGGATTTTCTGGAGCATTAGTTGGAAGTGGTGATTTAGATTTATTTAAAGTTTCAAAAGAAAGAGGAGTTAAAAAAATAATTAAATATTCAATGATGATTTTTGGCTTTTTGCTATTAATCTTATCATTAGTCTTAAGAATTTTTATCTAA
- a CDS encoding cysteine hydrolase family protein produces the protein MKTAREKNKTLIFVIDLINGFAKEGALKDQRINAIIPNVKDILKNIPNSDILFICDAHDKQDLEMKVYPFHCLKDSKESQIVDELQEFVQNNQSNIIYKNTTNGFWDIEPRRLRDYIEFIVLGSCTDICIMQFALSLRTWLNKVRQDNDVIVYQEGVQTFDTEDHNGDMYHNFALQIMKQAGIVIKKWEEK, from the coding sequence GTGAAAACTGCCAGAGAAAAGAATAAGACCTTAATTTTTGTAATTGATTTAATTAATGGTTTTGCAAAAGAAGGAGCATTAAAAGATCAAAGAATCAATGCAATAATACCAAATGTTAAAGATATTTTAAAAAATATACCTAATTCTGATATCTTGTTTATTTGTGATGCGCACGATAAACAAGATTTGGAAATGAAGGTTTATCCATTTCACTGTTTAAAAGACTCTAAAGAATCTCAAATTGTTGATGAATTGCAAGAATTTGTTCAAAATAATCAATCAAATATTATTTATAAAAACACTACCAATGGTTTTTGGGATATTGAACCTCGTAGACTTAGAGACTATATTGAATTTATAGTACTTGGTTCATGCACCGATATATGCATTATGCAATTTGCTTTAAGTTTGCGAACTTGGTTAAATAAAGTTAGACAAGATAACGATGTTATTGTCTATCAAGAAGGTGTGCAAACATTTGACACTGAAGATCATAATGGTGATATGTATCATAATTTCGCCTTGCAAATTATGAAGCAAGCGGGTATTGTAATTAAAAAATGAGAAGAGAAATAG
- the deoC gene encoding deoxyribose-phosphate aldolase: MNYNKMIDHTLLKPEATEKDINKLISEAIKYNFKTVCVNSSWVRYVHEKLAKTDIGITSVIGFPLGSMITQVKAQEAKLAIDHGADEIDMVMNIGRFKSGDYEYVLNDIKKVKEACGSHVLKVIIETALLSASDIKKATEIVMKSGAEFIKTSTGFSFRGANLDDIKIMKQTCGDKLLIKAAGGVSNLNDLIQMHEAGATRFGTSRSIAILEGLNSKEGY; this comes from the coding sequence ATGAATTATAACAAAATGATCGACCATACACTTTTAAAACCAGAAGCAACAGAGAAAGATATTAATAAACTAATCTCTGAAGCTATAAAATATAACTTTAAAACTGTATGTGTTAATTCTTCTTGAGTTAGATATGTACATGAAAAATTAGCCAAAACTGACATTGGAATTACAAGTGTTATAGGCTTTCCGCTTGGATCAATGATTACCCAAGTCAAAGCCCAAGAAGCAAAGCTTGCAATTGATCATGGAGCAGATGAAATCGATATGGTTATGAATATTGGGCGCTTTAAATCTGGTGATTATGAATACGTTTTAAATGACATTAAAAAAGTTAAAGAAGCATGTGGCTCACATGTTTTAAAAGTAATCATTGAAACAGCACTTTTATCTGCTAGTGACATTAAAAAAGCTACTGAAATTGTGATGAAATCAGGAGCGGAATTCATTAAAACTTCAACTGGATTTAGTTTTAGAGGAGCTAACTTAGATGATATTAAAATTATGAAACAAACTTGTGGTGATAAATTACTAATTAAAGCTGCAGGAGGAGTTAGCAATTTAAATGATTTAATTCAAATGCACGAAGCTGGTGCTACAAGATTTGGAACATCAAGATCAATTGCTATTTTAGAAGGGCTAAACTCAAAAGAAGGATATTAA
- the deoD gene encoding purine-nucleoside phosphorylase, which translates to MTPHISAKKGEIAKTVIMPGDPLRAKYIAETFLDPGYKLVNSVRNMFMYTGTYKGKEITIAGSGMGCPSIGIYSYELFKFYDVDRIVRIGSAGSYVKELGLYEVVLATEAYADSDAFRKLALGKGGNTSLPSARLNEEIQNIANELGHKLTKGRVHSSDVFYSVVPLEERIKETQAVCVEMESYALFTNAEATGKEAACLLTISDNLITKEETSSQERQTAFVKMMEIALNLAK; encoded by the coding sequence ATGACACCACACATTAGTGCAAAAAAAGGTGAAATTGCTAAAACAGTAATTATGCCTGGAGACCCGCTTAGAGCAAAATATATTGCTGAAACTTTTTTAGATCCTGGGTATAAATTAGTAAACTCAGTTAGAAATATGTTTATGTACACAGGAACCTACAAAGGTAAAGAAATTACCATTGCTGGTAGTGGAATGGGATGTCCATCAATTGGAATTTATTCATATGAATTATTTAAATTTTATGATGTAGATCGTATTGTAAGAATTGGTTCAGCTGGTTCATACGTAAAAGAATTAGGACTTTATGAAGTTGTTTTAGCAACTGAAGCTTATGCTGATTCTGATGCTTTTAGAAAACTAGCTTTAGGAAAAGGTGGAAATACTTCGCTGCCATCTGCAAGATTAAATGAAGAAATTCAAAATATAGCTAATGAACTTGGACATAAATTAACTAAAGGTAGAGTTCACTCTTCAGATGTCTTTTATTCAGTAGTACCTTTAGAAGAAAGAATCAAAGAAACACAAGCTGTTTGTGTTGAAATGGAATCATATGCTTTATTTACTAATGCTGAAGCAACTGGTAAAGAAGCAGCATGTTTATTAACAATTAGTGATAATTTAATCACCAAAGAAGAAACAAGCTCACAAGAGCGTCAAACAGCATTTGTTAAAATGATGGAGATTGCTTTAAACTTAGCAAAATAA
- a CDS encoding thymidine phosphorylase has protein sequence MRIVDIIEKKKQNKELTEEEIKFLIDSYVAGKTPDYQMSAFLMAVVFNSMSPREIAWMTKYMMHSGDVIDLSEIPGIKVDKHSTGGIGDKTTLAIAPIVAACGGYVAKMSGRGLAQTGGTIDKLESIPGFNTEVNQADFIKQVKEHKIAVIGQSAKLVPADKKLYALRDVTATVDSIPLIASSIMSKKLATGSNAILLDIKCGNGAFMKDEASAYELAKTMINIGKELNVDVRAEITNMNRPLGREIGNKNEVLEAIKTLKGKGPSDFNELIYSSCATILQQAKVASNQTQAIEMVKEAIFSGKALEKFYEFVQLQGGDLEALLKDDFWNPKYTLEVKSQQEGYLEIFDSLTFGLVSMKLGAGRQTKEDSLDFDAGITLNKKTNEFVRVGDTLFTLASSNPIDESLAQELAKAYKFNLNQIDNKVIINKLQ, from the coding sequence ATGCGTATAGTTGATATTATTGAAAAAAAGAAACAAAACAAAGAACTAACTGAAGAAGAAATTAAATTCTTAATTGATTCATATGTAGCTGGAAAAACCCCAGATTATCAAATGAGTGCATTCTTGATGGCGGTAGTTTTTAATTCAATGTCACCACGTGAAATTGCTTGAATGACAAAATATATGATGCATTCAGGTGATGTCATTGATTTATCAGAAATACCCGGAATTAAAGTTGACAAACATTCAACTGGAGGAATTGGGGATAAAACTACCTTAGCTATTGCTCCAATTGTTGCTGCTTGCGGTGGATATGTTGCTAAAATGTCTGGACGAGGCCTAGCGCAAACTGGAGGAACAATCGATAAATTAGAATCAATTCCTGGCTTTAATACTGAAGTTAATCAAGCTGACTTTATAAAACAAGTTAAAGAGCATAAAATTGCTGTTATTGGTCAAAGTGCAAAGCTAGTACCAGCAGACAAAAAATTATATGCTTTACGCGATGTTACAGCAACTGTTGATTCAATTCCGTTAATTGCTTCATCAATTATGTCTAAAAAATTAGCTACTGGTTCAAATGCTATTTTATTAGACATTAAATGTGGTAATGGAGCATTCATGAAGGATGAAGCAAGCGCTTATGAACTAGCTAAAACTATGATTAACATTGGTAAAGAATTAAATGTTGATGTAAGAGCCGAAATTACCAATATGAATCGTCCTTTAGGAAGGGAAATTGGTAATAAAAATGAGGTTTTAGAAGCAATTAAAACTCTGAAAGGAAAAGGTCCAAGCGACTTTAACGAACTAATTTATTCTTCTTGTGCTACAATATTACAACAAGCTAAAGTTGCTTCGAACCAGACACAAGCTATAGAAATGGTCAAAGAAGCTATTTTCAGCGGTAAAGCACTTGAAAAGTTCTATGAATTTGTACAGTTGCAAGGTGGAGATTTAGAAGCATTATTAAAAGATGATTTTTGAAATCCTAAATATACTTTAGAAGTTAAATCACAGCAAGAAGGATATTTAGAAATTTTTGACAGCTTAACTTTTGGGCTAGTTTCAATGAAACTTGGAGCAGGTCGTCAAACTAAAGAAGATTCTTTAGATTTTGATGCTGGCATTACTTTAAATAAAAAAACCAATGAATTTGTTCGTGTTGGTGATACTTTATTTACCTTAGCTTCATCAAATCCAATTGATGAATCCTTAGCTCAAGAATTAGCTAAAGCTTACAAATTTAATTTAAATCAAATTGACAATAAGGTAATTATTAATAAATTACAATAA
- a CDS encoding Smr/MutS family protein: MRREIDLHGFLAEEALILIQKNIFDLESNKLTELIFITGKGSGVLKTTIENFVKNYNKHNHKQLTYKQINEGKYTLWFDYENNSINHYDSYWSAKQISDQELNELFDQFKK; encoded by the coding sequence ATGAGAAGAGAAATAGATTTACATGGATTTCTTGCCGAAGAAGCTTTAATTCTAATTCAAAAAAATATTTTTGATTTAGAATCTAACAAACTCACAGAATTAATCTTTATTACTGGTAAAGGAAGTGGTGTTTTAAAAACTACTATAGAGAATTTTGTTAAAAATTATAACAAACATAACCATAAGCAATTAACTTACAAACAAATTAATGAAGGTAAATATACATTATGATTTGATTATGAAAATAATTCTATTAATCATTATGATTCATACTGGTCTGCAAAGCAAATTAGTGATCAAGAACTTAATGAACTTTTTGATCAATTTAAAAAATAA
- the rnr gene encoding ribonuclease R, with protein MNQEKIIRYISQAKARTFLEIAKYFRISPSNNKELTSLLSVLQKNHKIFKNHKDEYYAVNLIKTIEGNLSVNQKGMFGFVDYDIDLEANTKKSVFIKSFNFNGAMHNDTVKVNVYQNIYDTQATVDGVIEQIIARNTQEIHGFIKLKNDITYFTPVDARYSGFTWKIDNSVATKLNDLVLAKINKIEVRNINIDILKVITNEADPMVYVKYYLEEVKIPSSFPKILDTEISLIPQTIDKEDQSNRKDLTNKMIVTIDGDDTKDFDDAIYVKKLQNGNYLLGVYIADVSYYVTQNSEIDKEALKRGTSIYLVDQVIPMLPVELSNGICSLNPNQKRFVMACEMEIDQNGKNVNFEIFQGIIESKFRLTYKQVDKYFKENNIGLDDKDPKVSELKAILNQAQELSKIIHNFKINQGYVDFQISEPKIKLDEFGSVKEIIINERGESEVLIEDFMVRANETIATFLSENKLPALYRVHDAPDELKITSLKNSLAAVGIDNISLNANSISPAKFAKFVNYIKTLRDDDFIKLMFLRTMQKAVYSNQNVGHFGLASDNYCHFTSPIRRYPDLVIHRVIRELVFNKKKYLLEQFEDNLAIYSDLNTKAEHKAVQTERFVNDLKFAEYLKNQTGKVFKVQILSIMNFGFFVEFDFKASGLVHKSNLFDGEYEPNDNLTKLIGQKRTFTLGDYVNVVIINTDLVAGKVDCILEDQYSEYLKLKQKRAFDSKNQKHNVKAKLK; from the coding sequence ATGAATCAAGAAAAAATAATTAGGTATATATCACAAGCAAAAGCAAGAACTTTTTTAGAAATAGCTAAATATTTTCGAATTTCTCCTTCTAATAACAAAGAACTAACTTCACTTTTATCAGTTTTACAAAAAAACCACAAAATCTTTAAAAACCATAAAGATGAATATTATGCTGTTAATTTAATCAAGACTATTGAAGGTAATTTATCAGTTAACCAAAAGGGTATGTTTGGTTTTGTTGATTATGATATTGATCTAGAAGCAAACACCAAAAAAAGCGTTTTTATTAAAAGTTTTAATTTTAATGGTGCAATGCATAATGATACTGTTAAAGTTAATGTGTATCAAAATATTTATGATACCCAAGCTACAGTTGATGGTGTAATTGAGCAAATAATAGCTCGCAATACTCAAGAAATTCATGGTTTTATTAAATTAAAAAATGATATTACTTATTTTACCCCTGTTGATGCTAGATATAGTGGTTTTACTTGAAAAATTGATAATTCAGTTGCAACAAAATTAAATGATTTGGTTTTAGCTAAAATTAATAAGATTGAAGTAAGAAATATAAATATTGATATTTTAAAAGTTATTACAAATGAAGCAGATCCAATGGTTTATGTTAAATACTACTTAGAAGAAGTAAAGATTCCTAGCTCATTTCCCAAAATATTAGACACAGAAATTAGTTTAATACCTCAAACTATTGATAAAGAAGATCAAAGTAATAGAAAAGATTTAACTAACAAAATGATTGTTACAATTGATGGAGATGACACTAAAGATTTTGATGATGCAATTTATGTTAAAAAATTACAAAATGGAAATTATTTACTAGGAGTTTACATTGCAGATGTTTCATATTACGTTACACAAAATAGTGAAATAGATAAAGAAGCATTGAAACGAGGAACTAGCATTTACCTTGTAGATCAAGTTATTCCAATGCTTCCAGTTGAATTATCAAATGGAATTTGTTCTTTAAATCCAAACCAAAAACGTTTTGTAATGGCATGTGAGATGGAAATTGATCAAAATGGTAAAAATGTTAATTTTGAAATTTTCCAAGGAATTATCGAAAGTAAATTTAGATTAACTTACAAACAAGTAGATAAATATTTTAAAGAAAATAATATAGGTTTAGATGATAAAGATCCTAAGGTATCAGAGCTTAAAGCAATTTTAAATCAGGCTCAGGAATTATCAAAAATTATTCATAATTTCAAAATAAATCAAGGATACGTTGATTTTCAAATTAGTGAACCAAAAATTAAATTAGATGAATTTGGTTCAGTTAAAGAAATTATTATTAATGAACGTGGCGAATCAGAAGTTTTAATTGAAGATTTTATGGTGCGAGCAAATGAAACAATTGCCACATTTTTATCTGAGAATAAATTACCAGCTTTATATAGAGTTCACGATGCACCTGATGAACTTAAAATTACCAGCTTAAAAAATTCTTTAGCTGCAGTTGGAATAGATAATATTTCATTAAATGCTAATTCAATTTCCCCGGCTAAATTTGCTAAATTTGTTAATTATATTAAAACATTACGTGATGATGATTTTATTAAGTTAATGTTTTTAAGAACGATGCAAAAGGCAGTATATTCAAACCAAAACGTTGGGCATTTTGGTTTAGCTTCTGATAATTATTGTCATTTTACTAGTCCAATTCGCCGCTACCCAGACTTAGTAATCCACCGTGTAATTAGAGAATTAGTTTTTAATAAAAAAAAGTATTTACTAGAACAATTTGAAGATAACTTGGCTATCTATAGTGATTTAAATACTAAAGCCGAGCATAAAGCAGTGCAAACCGAAAGATTTGTTAATGATTTAAAATTTGCTGAATATTTAAAAAACCAAACTGGTAAGGTTTTTAAAGTGCAAATTTTAAGTATTATGAATTTCGGATTCTTTGTTGAATTTGATTTTAAAGCTAGCGGACTAGTGCATAAATCAAATCTTTTTGACGGCGAATACGAACCAAACGATAATTTAACTAAATTAATTGGGCAAAAAAGAACCTTTACGTTAGGTGATTATGTGAATGTAGTTATTATTAATACAGATTTAGTCGCTGGAAAAGTTGATTGCATTTTAGAAGATCAATATTCAGAATATTTAAAATTAAAACAAAAAAGAGCTTTTGATTCGAAAAATCAAAAGCATAATGTCAAAGCTAAATTAAAATAA
- the mutM gene encoding DNA-formamidopyrimidine glycosylase, giving the protein MPEYPEVTIVQKALNKHVKDRTIIKVEVRVEKLIKNIDPEGFSEFLKNKLILNIENFGKYIVFNFNDQSRLISHLRMAGKYYIREANDPYLYSYKHDCIYFFLDNHQVMVYNDTRMFGSFEIVEKDNKDSLYQIKKLAKLPGEVNAKELYEKIKTKNISIKKILLDQSLVLGIGNIYADEALFAAQIYPMTKAKDISFKKFQELLNYAQVIMDKSIEFGGSSVKDYSSVNGINGKFQNELKVYGRSGKECLRCQKYIIKKVKLDFKENGRGTSYCENCQRKE; this is encoded by the coding sequence ATGCCAGAATATCCAGAAGTTACAATTGTACAAAAAGCATTAAATAAACACGTAAAAGATCGAACAATTATTAAAGTAGAAGTAAGAGTTGAAAAACTTATTAAAAATATTGATCCAGAAGGATTTAGTGAATTTTTAAAAAATAAATTGATTTTAAATATTGAAAATTTTGGAAAGTATATTGTTTTTAATTTTAATGATCAGTCTCGTTTAATTTCTCATTTGCGTATGGCTGGAAAATATTATATTAGAGAAGCAAATGATCCATATTTATATAGTTATAAACATGATTGTATTTATTTCTTTTTAGATAATCATCAAGTTATGGTTTACAATGATACAAGGATGTTTGGTTCTTTTGAAATTGTTGAAAAAGATAACAAGGATTCACTTTACCAAATAAAAAAATTAGCAAAATTACCTGGAGAAGTTAATGCCAAAGAATTATATGAAAAAATTAAGACTAAAAATATCAGTATTAAAAAGATTTTATTGGACCAATCCCTAGTTTTAGGAATTGGTAATATTTATGCAGACGAAGCATTATTTGCAGCACAAATTTACCCAATGACTAAAGCAAAAGATATAAGTTTTAAAAAATTCCAAGAATTATTAAATTATGCCCAAGTTATTATGGACAAAAGCATTGAATTTGGCGGAAGCAGCGTTAAAGACTATAGTTCGGTAAATGGAATTAATGGTAAATTCCAAAACGAATTAAAAGTTTACGGTCGATCTGGTAAAGAATGTTTGAGATGCCAAAAGTATATTATTAAAAAAGTTAAACTTGATTTTAAAGAAAATGGGAGGGGAACAAGTTATTGTGAAAACTGCCAGAGAAAAGAATAA
- a CDS encoding tRNA1(Val) (adenine(37)-N6)-methyltransferase translates to MLKIIKNSLGFDSDLYIYQDKSMFNYSVDTILLGNFVFLNNKINHTLEVGTNNGALAIFLAARNNLLHIDALEIQTKAANLAQENVKLNKMENQITVINEDFKEYWIKHNKNALKKYQSIICNPPFYQSTKTKIKSNLSQEILIATHDLMLSLEDLVLGASKIIEQKGYLNIVLPVERSIDLFVTLRKYNFEPKRIQYVFTRVQNKPKFILVEARYQTGAGTHFLPNLYLHDPKDKLNHDYLPEIKKLYKPIKVNKEQ, encoded by the coding sequence ATGTTGAAGATTATAAAAAACTCGTTAGGTTTTGATAGTGATTTATACATTTACCAAGATAAAAGTATGTTTAATTATTCAGTTGATACTATCTTGCTTGGTAATTTTGTTTTTTTAAATAATAAAATTAATCATACTTTAGAAGTTGGAACAAATAATGGGGCTTTAGCAATTTTTTTAGCTGCTAGAAATAACTTGCTACATATTGATGCTTTAGAGATTCAAACTAAAGCTGCGAATTTAGCTCAAGAAAATGTTAAATTAAATAAGATGGAAAATCAAATTACTGTTATTAATGAAGATTTTAAAGAATATTGAATTAAACATAATAAAAATGCTTTAAAAAAATACCAAAGCATTATTTGTAATCCGCCTTTTTATCAAAGCACTAAAACAAAAATTAAATCAAATTTATCACAGGAGATTTTAATTGCTACTCATGATTTAATGCTTAGCTTAGAAGATTTAGTATTAGGAGCTTCAAAAATTATTGAACAAAAAGGTTATTTAAATATCGTTTTACCAGTAGAACGTTCAATTGATTTATTTGTTACTTTACGCAAATATAATTTTGAACCTAAACGCATTCAATATGTTTTTACTCGGGTGCAAAATAAACCAAAATTTATCTTAGTTGAAGCAAGGTATCAAACTGGAGCGGGAACTCATTTTTTACCTAATTTATATTTACATGATCCAAAGGATAAATTAAACCATGATTATTTACCTGAGATTAAAAAACTATATAAACCAATCAAAGTTAATAAGGAGCAATAA
- the metG gene encoding methionine--tRNA ligase — MKKSFITTPIYYASGNLHIGHLYTTTLAWVIANYKKMQGYDVKLLTGSDEHGLKIQQKAAELKLEPETLVDTLSQKYIQMWKDFEIDYDYFWRTSNFKHKQIVQKIFSYFLDKGYVYKGVYKGLYSISDEEFLTEAQAVKKDGKLYHPVSQKELEWISEESYFFDMKKFEPWLKNYISNHDSWLMPLKTKKEIITNFIEKGLSDLSVTRTNIKWGISVLEDPKHTLYVWLDALCNYISALGFNFEQSQREFKEFWNSENSEIIHLVGKEITRFHMIYWPIFLKALDLKQPTRIQSHGWILDKNGYKMSKSLNNIVDPYDLLFKYHPEIIKYFLASQINFGEDGFFDEERLIDIVNADLVNNFGNLISRTLKMKDLSFQSKNLNYQKTDNEWDLDIQTKILNALNEYIANFDDLKIDKALKVAINLSNALNKYIDLTKPWTLKQDLKKLEQILVRLLNGIYAVALMLQVVMPKKMVQVAKALGASEFILSEVANFEKFSKLKQETHYILFERIKR; from the coding sequence ATGAAAAAATCATTTATTACAACGCCGATTTATTATGCAAGTGGTAACTTGCATATTGGACATTTGTATACTACTACTTTAGCATGAGTTATTGCTAATTATAAAAAAATGCAAGGCTATGATGTAAAACTGTTAACTGGTAGTGATGAACATGGTCTTAAGATTCAGCAAAAAGCTGCCGAGCTTAAGTTAGAGCCAGAAACTTTAGTAGATACTTTGAGTCAAAAATACATTCAAATGTGAAAGGATTTCGAAATTGACTATGATTATTTTTGGCGTACTAGCAATTTCAAACATAAACAAATTGTCCAAAAAATCTTTAGTTATTTTTTAGACAAAGGTTATGTTTATAAAGGCGTGTATAAAGGTCTTTATTCTATTAGTGATGAAGAATTTTTAACTGAAGCTCAGGCAGTAAAAAAAGATGGTAAATTATATCACCCGGTAAGTCAAAAAGAATTAGAATGAATTTCAGAAGAAAGTTATTTCTTTGACATGAAAAAATTTGAACCATGGTTAAAAAATTATATTTCAAACCATGATTCATGATTAATGCCTTTAAAAACTAAAAAAGAAATTATTACTAATTTTATTGAAAAAGGTTTAAGTGATTTATCTGTTACTAGAACTAACATTAAATGAGGAATTTCAGTTTTAGAAGATCCAAAACACACTTTATATGTTTGATTAGATGCTTTATGCAATTATATAAGTGCGCTTGGATTTAATTTCGAGCAAAGCCAGAGAGAATTTAAAGAATTTTGAAATTCAGAAAATTCTGAAATTATTCATTTAGTTGGAAAAGAAATAACTAGGTTTCATATGATTTATTGACCAATATTTTTAAAAGCCTTGGATCTTAAGCAGCCAACAAGAATTCAATCACATGGTTGAATTTTAGATAAAAATGGTTATAAAATGTCTAAGTCATTAAATAATATTGTTGATCCTTATGATTTACTTTTTAAATATCATCCTGAAATTATTAAATATTTTTTAGCTTCGCAAATTAATTTTGGTGAAGATGGATTTTTTGATGAAGAGCGCTTAATTGATATTGTAAATGCAGATTTAGTTAATAATTTTGGTAACTTAATTTCTCGCACTTTAAAAATGAAAGATCTATCATTTCAAAGTAAAAATCTAAATTACCAAAAAACAGATAATGAATGAGACTTAGATATCCAAACTAAGATTTTAAATGCACTTAATGAATATATTGCAAATTTTGATGATTTAAAAATCGATAAAGCTTTAAAAGTTGCAATTAATTTAAGTAATGCTTTAAACAAATATATTGATTTAACTAAACCATGAACTTTAAAACAAGATTTAAAAAAATTAGAGCAAATTTTAGTTCGCTTGCTTAATGGTATTTATGCAGTTGCATTAATGCTCCAAGTTGTAATGCCTAAAAAGATGGTACAAGTTGCCAAAGCTTTAGGAGCAAGTGAATTTATCTTAAGTGAAGTAGCTAACTTTGAGAAATTCTCAAAGTTAAAACAAGAAACACACTATATATTATTTGAGAGAATTAAGAGGTAA